One window of Solwaraspora sp. WMMA2056 genomic DNA carries:
- a CDS encoding ABC transporter permease, translating to MNATTPSTGSVLVAPTRGGTPQVAPSARRADRVRLRGRSGLRAIVYREFLLLTRNRTNLLLAVLPTAIYLLLFATSLTKLVGSVTYQGISVGYAEFAIPAIMLSSMLAATTTTGTSLFQEEMGGMAVELWSYPMSRAGYIAGKILATTGLVIAQSVAALLVGVLLFDLGWPLANWAALGAGTVVVSLTFNGLYLLFASLVRDFQRFMVLINVLGPFLLFSSPSFYPVEQMPEVLRWLSVVNPVTYGISCLRSGALFGWQAMWPTALGMLAVAVVLFAAISVVLTRRVREL from the coding sequence GTGAACGCCACGACACCGTCGACCGGATCGGTGCTGGTCGCGCCCACCCGAGGCGGGACGCCCCAGGTCGCGCCGTCCGCCCGCCGGGCCGACCGGGTGCGGCTGCGGGGCCGCAGCGGTCTGCGGGCGATCGTCTACCGCGAGTTCCTGCTGTTGACCCGCAACCGCACCAACCTGTTGCTGGCGGTGCTGCCGACCGCCATCTACCTGCTGCTGTTCGCCACGTCGCTGACGAAACTGGTCGGCAGCGTCACGTACCAGGGGATCAGCGTCGGGTACGCCGAGTTCGCCATCCCCGCGATCATGCTGTCGTCGATGCTCGCCGCGACCACGACCACCGGGACCTCCCTGTTCCAGGAGGAGATGGGCGGGATGGCGGTCGAGCTGTGGTCCTATCCGATGAGCCGGGCGGGCTACATCGCGGGGAAGATCCTCGCCACCACCGGTCTGGTGATCGCGCAGAGCGTGGCCGCCCTGCTCGTCGGGGTGCTGTTGTTCGACCTGGGCTGGCCGTTGGCCAACTGGGCCGCCCTCGGGGCGGGTACGGTCGTGGTGTCGCTGACGTTCAACGGCCTCTATCTGCTGTTCGCGTCACTCGTTCGCGACTTTCAGCGGTTCATGGTGCTGATCAACGTGCTCGGTCCGTTCCTGCTCTTCTCCAGCCCGTCGTTCTACCCGGTGGAGCAGATGCCGGAGGTGCTCCGGTGGCTGTCGGTGGTGAACCCGGTGACCTACGGAATCTCCTGCCTGCGTAGTGGTGCGCTGTTCGGCTGGCAGGCGATGTGGCCGACCGCGCTCGGCATGCTGGCCGTCGCCGTCGTCCTGTTCGCGGCGATCTCGGTCGTGCTGACCCGCCGGGTGCGGGAACTGTGA
- a CDS encoding S24/S26 family peptidase produces the protein MHPTLQPGERVQVHPVPDSGLRPGDVVAVRYRDQLVLHRVHALVDDWVTTAGDSRDLFDPPMPMADVVGVVPGIVARPAPRRWPPAGRAVPPAAAVDLPVTVWIITDDPSTGPPSGLPAGWRVRVRPAYGIGVDAVVLAELRAELADRPCVGVTEHAVHAVGEVVDGPLPPGTQIVVGGSFGQLDDDLPGYLIPPELAEVRVRCGPPRVRVSPLAALSAVLRAVVPVPVQTTGGGS, from the coding sequence ATGCATCCCACGCTCCAGCCGGGCGAGCGGGTCCAGGTCCACCCTGTCCCCGACAGCGGGCTACGCCCCGGTGACGTCGTGGCGGTGCGCTACCGCGACCAACTGGTGCTGCACCGCGTACATGCGCTCGTCGACGACTGGGTGACGACGGCGGGCGACAGCCGCGACCTGTTCGACCCGCCGATGCCGATGGCGGATGTCGTCGGTGTCGTCCCCGGGATCGTCGCCCGCCCCGCGCCCCGCCGGTGGCCGCCCGCCGGCCGGGCCGTGCCGCCGGCCGCCGCCGTCGACCTGCCGGTGACCGTCTGGATCATCACCGACGATCCGTCGACCGGGCCGCCGTCGGGCCTGCCGGCCGGCTGGCGGGTGCGTGTCAGACCGGCGTACGGCATCGGAGTGGACGCCGTGGTCCTGGCCGAGCTGCGGGCGGAGTTGGCGGACCGGCCCTGCGTCGGGGTCACCGAGCACGCGGTACACGCCGTCGGCGAGGTCGTCGACGGGCCGCTGCCCCCCGGTACACAGATCGTCGTCGGTGGTTCCTTCGGCCAGCTCGACGACGATCTTCCCGGGTACCTCATCCCGCCGGAACTGGCCGAGGTACGGGTGCGCTGCGGACCGCCCCGGGTCCGCGTTTCCCCACTGGCCGCGCTTTCGGCCGTGCTCCGGGCGGTGGTCCCGGTCCCGGTCCAAACCACTGGTGGAGGCAGCTGA
- a CDS encoding DUF817 domain-containing protein: MTDMTAAVSTGAGLRRGTVLLLRFAWIEAKSCGFAVAVFTCLAVTSVVPLPIPRYDALLICMIVVTAVLWRIGWETGREVAVIAGFHLVGLALELFKVRVGSWSYPEEALTRVAGVPLYSGFMYAAVGSYICQAWRRLDLRVTGYRPVALAVLAVAVYANFFTHHFLPDVRWILAALLLVVLRRTWVHFTVDDARLRMPLALAFVLTGFFLWVAENVATFLGAWTYPDQEHVWTFVHASKFGSWSLLVTLSFVLVATVKATEGRLYGDRPRPSVVTSSG; encoded by the coding sequence ATGACGGACATGACGGCGGCGGTGTCGACCGGAGCGGGCCTTCGGCGAGGCACCGTACTGCTGCTGCGCTTCGCCTGGATCGAGGCGAAATCGTGCGGTTTCGCGGTCGCCGTCTTCACCTGCCTGGCGGTGACGTCGGTGGTTCCACTGCCGATCCCCCGGTACGACGCCCTGCTGATCTGCATGATCGTGGTGACGGCCGTACTGTGGCGCATCGGCTGGGAAACCGGCCGGGAGGTCGCCGTCATCGCCGGATTCCACCTGGTCGGGCTGGCCCTGGAACTGTTCAAGGTGCGGGTCGGCTCCTGGTCGTACCCCGAGGAGGCATTGACCAGGGTCGCCGGAGTGCCGCTCTACTCCGGGTTCATGTACGCGGCGGTCGGCTCGTACATCTGTCAGGCATGGCGTCGCCTGGACCTGCGGGTGACCGGCTACCGGCCGGTTGCGCTGGCCGTGCTCGCCGTCGCCGTGTACGCCAATTTCTTCACCCACCACTTTCTGCCCGACGTGCGCTGGATCCTCGCCGCGCTGCTGCTGGTCGTGCTGCGGCGTACCTGGGTGCACTTCACCGTCGACGACGCCCGGCTACGGATGCCGCTGGCGCTGGCGTTCGTGCTGACCGGCTTCTTCCTCTGGGTGGCGGAGAACGTCGCCACGTTTCTCGGGGCCTGGACCTACCCGGACCAGGAGCACGTCTGGACGTTCGTGCACGCCAGCAAGTTCGGCTCCTGGTCGCTGCTGGTCACCCTGTCGTTCGTCCTGGTCGCGACGGTGAAGGCGACCGAGGGGCGGCTGTACGGCGACCGCCCCCGGCCCAGCGTCGTCACGTCATCGGGCTGA
- a CDS encoding ABC transporter ATP-binding protein — protein MTAIVVAAGLTKKYQAMSRPALSDVSFTLDQGEVIGLLGPNGAGKTTLVKLMCGITSRSAGALTVCGGDPIADAATVKQAIAAVHQSGPMDNMLPAIDQVRIAAAFRGLRWRDVRRRVDEMLSLFDLQEVAGQLAFTLSGGQRRRLQLVRALLTVPSLLILDEPSAGLDVQGRRQMWELIAKLNVEHGTTIIWTSHYIEEIERNCSRVLIIDRGRLSADDAPATLVARYGEQSVLVRLPDVEDRDRLQALLPAARVTAADEAAFTLDAAGADDHLPSVIDLVRGAAVRGATIEFRTPSLEDAYVALVDQGREGVTA, from the coding sequence ATGACCGCGATCGTCGTTGCCGCCGGACTGACGAAGAAGTACCAGGCCATGTCCCGTCCGGCGCTGTCCGACGTCTCGTTCACCCTCGACCAGGGAGAGGTGATCGGCCTGCTCGGCCCGAACGGGGCCGGTAAGACGACCCTGGTGAAACTCATGTGCGGCATCACGTCCCGGTCGGCGGGTGCGCTGACGGTGTGCGGTGGGGACCCGATCGCCGACGCGGCCACGGTGAAGCAGGCGATCGCCGCCGTGCACCAGTCGGGACCGATGGACAACATGCTGCCCGCGATCGACCAGGTAAGGATCGCGGCGGCGTTCCGCGGGCTGCGCTGGCGTGACGTGCGGCGCCGGGTCGACGAGATGCTGTCCCTGTTCGACCTGCAGGAGGTCGCCGGGCAACTGGCGTTCACCCTCTCCGGCGGGCAGCGGCGTCGCCTGCAACTGGTCCGGGCGTTGCTCACCGTGCCGAGCCTGCTGATCCTCGACGAGCCCTCCGCCGGGCTCGACGTCCAGGGGCGGCGGCAGATGTGGGAACTGATCGCGAAGCTGAACGTCGAACACGGCACCACGATCATCTGGACCAGTCACTACATCGAGGAGATCGAACGGAACTGCTCCCGGGTGCTGATCATCGACCGGGGGAGACTGTCCGCTGACGACGCGCCCGCCACGCTGGTCGCCAGGTACGGCGAACAGTCGGTTCTGGTGCGGCTACCGGACGTGGAGGATCGTGACCGGCTGCAGGCACTGCTCCCGGCGGCCCGCGTCACCGCCGCCGACGAGGCCGCCTTCACCCTCGATGCCGCTGGGGCCGACGACCATCTGCCCAGCGTGATCGACCTCGTTCGAGGCGCTGCGGTACGGGGCGCCACGATCGAGTTCCGTACCCCGTCACTCGAAGATGCCTACGTCGCCCTGGTGGATCAGGGCCGGGAAGGTGTGACCGCGTGA
- a CDS encoding PqqD family protein — MGWVVSPSVVWVDSPDEIQIYDTTAGEFQTLNATAAAIWRQLVQTGDEDAIVAGLAEEFGAEDDNQRGLIADDTGRFIEQLAAQGLIRVEPSGPDPSAAGS; from the coding sequence ATGGGGTGGGTGGTCAGTCCCAGCGTCGTCTGGGTCGATTCGCCGGACGAGATCCAGATCTACGACACCACAGCTGGAGAGTTCCAGACCCTCAACGCCACTGCGGCGGCCATCTGGCGACAGCTGGTCCAGACCGGCGACGAGGATGCCATCGTGGCCGGTCTCGCCGAGGAATTCGGAGCAGAGGATGACAACCAACGCGGCCTCATCGCCGACGACACTGGTCGGTTCATCGAGCAGCTCGCAGCGCAGGGCCTCATCCGCGTCGAGCCATCCGGCCCGGACCCCTCCGCCGCCGGCTCCTGA
- the stsB gene encoding StsB family radical SAM/SPASM domain sactipeptide maturase: MLVGFLSSDSVPADLVYFRDGGRNLVVNPEIGAWQILDEFEIEVLRRLANDLPVGGDEPDRTERLLARLVMARLVYLPGQRPELRQVDAPLKLVYYAITDGCNLRCPYCYASSEKRLPGELDTRESLELVEQSADMGARTIIFTGGEPMLRRDLFEVAGRVRELGMQANIITNATLIRKPETARRVAETFAGVTVSIDGGTAKTHERTRGVGTFAKTVDALRMLNTFGVRPMINHVVSEDNVGELADLSVLFADIDVAHVRLMHHSGLGRGATDDSSFGWSGYQTAHRFVWTDPRAQNLLPDGPLGQRSCDTKINCGIGGNEIYVNSLGDVYPCKLVTERHHKVGNIRSTGLRELFGSPMLADLRTSAVFAGDNLADCRRCYIRGACAGGCRAYHMAATGDLKRNSRALCRVLRHQMITSMWVAAGAGRETVLSNEDEAFLPLMIATGSVHPVYEDWKKEAALLAPSAGATSQPQPAHRRQLPVTAVRRS, translated from the coding sequence ATGCTTGTCGGGTTCCTGTCGTCCGACTCGGTTCCGGCGGATCTTGTCTATTTTCGGGACGGTGGTCGCAATCTCGTCGTCAACCCTGAGATAGGTGCCTGGCAGATCCTGGACGAATTCGAGATCGAGGTACTGCGGCGGTTGGCGAACGACCTCCCAGTTGGCGGGGATGAGCCGGATCGAACCGAGCGTCTCCTCGCCAGGTTGGTGATGGCGCGGCTGGTCTATCTGCCCGGCCAGCGGCCTGAGCTGCGGCAAGTCGACGCTCCGCTGAAACTTGTCTACTACGCGATCACCGATGGGTGCAATCTGCGCTGCCCGTACTGCTATGCCTCCTCCGAGAAGCGGCTGCCGGGCGAACTGGACACCCGGGAGTCGCTTGAACTGGTCGAACAGTCTGCGGACATGGGTGCCAGGACGATCATCTTCACCGGTGGCGAGCCGATGTTGCGTCGGGACCTCTTCGAGGTCGCCGGCCGGGTCCGGGAACTCGGAATGCAGGCGAACATCATTACCAACGCGACGCTCATCCGCAAACCTGAGACGGCCCGGCGGGTCGCGGAAACGTTCGCCGGAGTGACCGTCAGCATCGACGGGGGAACGGCGAAGACCCACGAGCGGACCCGGGGCGTGGGGACCTTCGCCAAGACCGTCGACGCCCTGCGGATGCTCAACACCTTCGGTGTGCGCCCAATGATCAATCATGTGGTCTCTGAGGACAACGTCGGCGAACTCGCTGACCTGTCCGTCCTTTTCGCGGACATCGACGTCGCGCACGTACGCCTGATGCATCACAGCGGTCTCGGTAGGGGAGCGACCGACGACTCGTCGTTCGGTTGGTCCGGCTACCAGACCGCACACCGGTTCGTCTGGACCGATCCGCGGGCACAGAACCTCTTGCCCGACGGTCCGCTCGGACAGCGATCGTGCGACACGAAAATCAACTGCGGTATCGGCGGCAACGAGATCTACGTCAACTCGCTCGGCGACGTGTACCCGTGCAAGCTCGTCACCGAACGCCACCACAAGGTAGGCAACATCCGCAGCACCGGGCTACGGGAACTGTTCGGGTCGCCGATGCTCGCTGATCTGCGCACGAGCGCCGTCTTTGCCGGCGACAATCTCGCCGACTGTCGTCGCTGCTACATCCGTGGGGCCTGCGCGGGCGGCTGCCGGGCGTACCACATGGCAGCGACCGGTGACCTGAAGCGCAACTCGCGAGCGCTGTGCCGGGTGTTGCGACATCAGATGATCACTTCGATGTGGGTCGCGGCCGGCGCCGGCCGCGAGACCGTACTGAGCAACGAGGACGAGGCGTTCCTGCCACTGATGATCGCTACCGGCAGCGTGCACCCGGTCTACGAGGACTGGAAGAAGGAAGCCGCGCTGCTCGCCCCGTCAGCCGGCGCCACGTCCCAGCCGCAACCCGCACACCGGCGACAACTGCCGGTCACCGCTGTCCGGAGGTCGTGA
- the stsA gene encoding StsA family sactipeptide RiPP, with protein MAKWVKPEIRPTDFAAAMALPGVCACGCSGGAGAGAGSGR; from the coding sequence ATGGCAAAGTGGGTCAAGCCTGAAATCCGTCCGACGGACTTCGCGGCCGCGATGGCGCTGCCAGGCGTGTGCGCCTGTGGTTGCAGCGGTGGTGCTGGGGCCGGCGCGGGATCCGGACGCTAA